The nucleotide window CAATTATTGCTGTAATATATTCAGCAATTGCATCTTCACTGTCTAGATATTTTGAGGCATCAAAGTCAGGCAATTCATGTGTATGTAATTTTTTCATTATTTTAATCCCCTATAAAGCCAGCCAATTTGATCGCTTTGGCAATATCAGTGTTCTGGGTTGATTTCTGGCCGCCCCCAGCAGAATTATTATCTCTTTGCCTCTTTGTGTGTAATAAATGCGCCACCCTGGACCGAAATGTTCACGCATTTCAAACACTCCCTCTCCAACCGGCTTTACGTCTCCCAAGTTGCCAAGTTGAACTTTACGTAATCTGGCAACCAGTCGTCCCTTAACTTTGGGGTCTTTATGGTTGGATAGCCATTCATCAAATTGAGATGTATGTTTTACTGTAAACACGATTCATTCGTAACCATTCGATTACAAATGGTCAACAAA belongs to Desulfonatronovibrio magnus and includes:
- a CDS encoding type II toxin-antitoxin system RelE/ParE family toxin — translated: MFTVKHTSQFDEWLSNHKDPKVKGRLVARLRKVQLGNLGDVKPVGEGVFEMREHFGPGWRIYYTQRGKEIIILLGAARNQPRTLILPKRSNWLAL